One window of Populus nigra chromosome 5, ddPopNigr1.1, whole genome shotgun sequence genomic DNA carries:
- the LOC133693107 gene encoding nuclear speckle RNA-binding protein B-like — MDSPDFPISRSPRKELQGPRPPALKIRKDSHKIKKPPVAPQPSHQKPQNQQQTQPRPPVIIYTLSPKVIHTNPNDFMTLVQRLTGSSSTSTCSSTLTSSNPFNDHDCGAISPAARYATIEKAKSPKDQLKQQLGGDVGFVEGIMEIDQVMERTNLGPGILSPGPASLPPIPPNLFSPASADPNSVSFFHDLSPILHGNRNFIEGSFMPSPSTFFSPSTPSIDLFNNFNTYNNIFDF; from the coding sequence ATGGATTCACCAGACTTCCCTATCAGCAGATCACCAAGAAAGGAATTGCAAGGTCCTAGACCACCAGCTTTGAAAATCCGCAAAGATTCACACAAGATCAAAAAACCCCCGGTGGCCCCACAACCATCACACCAGAAACCACAGAATCAACAACAAACACAGCCACGCCCTCCGGTGATAATCTACACACTGTCACCAAAGGTGATTCATACAAACCCTAATGACTTCATGACCCTAGTCCAACGTCTTACAGGTTCCTCGTCAACTTCCACTTGTTCATCCACATTAACTTCCTCCAATCCCTTTAATGATCATGATTGTGGTGCAATATCGCCAGCGGCAAGGTATGCTACAATAGAGAAGGCCAAGTCACCAAAAGATCAGCTGAAGCAGCAGCTAGGCGGAGATGTGGGTTTTGTTGAAGGGATCATGGAGATCGATCAAGTAATGGAGAGAACAAATTTGGGTCCTGGTATTCTGTCTCCTGGGCCCGCTTCACTTCCTCCAATACCACCAAACTTATTCTCTCCAGCATCAGCTGATCCAAACTCGGTTAGCTTCTTCCATGATTTGAGTCCTATTCTTCATGGCAACAGGAATTTTATTGAGGGTAGTTTCATGCCTAGTCCTTCAACCTTCTTTTCACCAAGCACTCCATCTATTGACcttttcaataatttcaatacttacaataatatatttgacTTTTGA
- the LOC133695394 gene encoding L-type lectin-domain containing receptor kinase S.6, translating into MRSFSFLVFLLSFFLLFDFSFPSLSVSFLPDRNVTLYGDAHLTNNAISLTQQHTCPASSSSSSSNGVGKALYLYPIRFLDPITNTTASFFCRFSFSIIRSPLCSSGDGMAFLITSNADSFSLSKGYMGLPEPALNPQDSFIAVEFDTSCDPSLGDISSNHIGIDANTIVSFAAIDAVSVGIDLQSGRQITAWIEYSDSSKLIQVWVSYFQVRPPSPILVAQVDLSEHFKEYMHVGFSASNGQGSAVHIVDHWRFKTYATLSSVTPRDTSDKGDCLMCYPENPMYNYGPGTQNGWKKKLLDMALGLGGLAAFTVSLIVVLFVIIFFAIKKGKGVGGRTEEGRINRVPRRLSITEIRTATMGFHRSRIIGQGASATVFKGYLSSCGSVAVKRFDQAGIECARNPFITEFATMVGCLRHENLVQLQGWCCEGTVLALVYEYLPNGSLNEVLHKNSSSAIFLLWKQRLNIVLGVASALSYLHEECERQIIHRDVKACNILLDAEFNAKLGDFGLAEVYDHSSVMRAATIPAGTTGYLAPEYVYYGVPSVKSDVYSFGVVMLEVATGKRPVDDVGAVLVDRVWSFWEEGKLIEAADSKLLGMFNTLEVERMLMVGLSCVHPNHEMRPTVKEAAVILRGEAPLPVLPQRKPAVGFQSVLSEDSDETLNLAGDNSPCTDDVTWMTPRTSFG; encoded by the coding sequence ATGCgttcgttttcttttcttgttttcttgctctccttctttcttttatttgatttcagCTTTCCCTCTCTTTCCGTCTCTTTCTTGCCAGATAGAAATGTTACTCTCTATGGTGATGCACATCTCACAAACAATGCCATTAGTCTCACTCAACAACACACCTGCCCtgcttcatcatcatcatcatcttctaatGGGGTGGGGAAAGCTCTCTACCTGTACCCAATTAGGTTTCTTGATCCTATAACTAACACAACCGCGTCTTTCTTTTGTCGATTCTCATTTTCCATTATTCGATCCCCACTTTGTTCTTCTGGTGATGGTATGGCATTCTTGATTACCTCTAATGCTGATTCTTTTAGTCTCTCAAAAGGGTACATGGGTCTTCCAGAACCAGCCTTAAACCCTCAAGATTCATTCATTGCAGTGGAATTTGATACAAGTTGTGATCCTTCGCTTGGTGATATAAGTAGCAATCACATTGGAATTGATGCTAACACAATTGTCTCTTTTGCTGCAATTGATGCTGTGTCAGTAGGGATTGATCTACAAAGCGGGAGGCAGATCACGGCTTGGATTGAGTACTCAGATTCATCCAAGTTGATTCAGGTGTGGGTCAGTTACTTTCAAGTCAGGCCACCAAGTCCTATTCTTGTGGCTCAGGTTGATCTCTCTGAGCATTTCAAAGAGTACATGCATGTTGGTTTCTCTGCTTCGAATGGTCAGGGTTCAGCTGTTCACATTGTTGATCATTGGCGGTTCAAAACTTATGCGACTCTCTCGTCCGTGACACCTAGAGATACAAGTGATAAGGGGGATTGTTTAATGTGTTATCCAGAGAATCCAATGTACAATTACGGGCCCGGTACTCAAAATGGATGGAAAAAAAAGCTACTAGACATGGCTCTGGGATTGGGAGGTTTGGCTGCATTTACTGTCTCCTTAATTGTAGTtctttttgttatcattttctttgcgataaagaaaggaaagggtGTTGGCGGAAGAACTGAAGAAGGCCGAATTAATAGAGTACCAAGAAGGCTGTCAATTACTGAGATTAGGACAGCAACAATGGGATTTCACCGAAGCAGAATTATTGGTCAAGGCGCTTCTGCTACAGTTTTTAAAGGGTATCTGTCCTCTTGTGGATCAGTGGCAGTTAAGAGGTTTGATCAGGCAGGGATTGAATGTGCTCGCAATCCTTTCATCACTGAGTTTGCAACAATGGTAGGTTGCTTAAGGCATGAGAACTTGGTTCAGCTTCAAGGATGGTGTTGTGAGGGAACGGTATTAGCTCTAGTCTATGAATACTTGCCCAATGGTAGCCTTAACGAAGTGCTTCACAAGAACTCCAGCTCTGCAATTTTTCTCTTGTGGAAGCAAAGATTAAATATAGTCCTTGGAGTTGCTTCTGCTCTTTCATATCTACATGAAGAATGTGAGAGACAGATAATTCATAGAGATGTGAAAGCTTGCAATATATTGCTTGATGCAGAATTCAATGCCAAGCTTGGAGATTTCGGTTTAGCGGAAGTCTATGATCATAGTTCTGTGATGAGAGCAGCTACTATACCAGCTGGGACAACAGGATATCTCGCTCCTGAGTATGTTTACTATGGTGTTCCATCGGTGAAATCTGATGTTTACAGCTTTGGTGTGGTGATGCTAGAAGTAGCCACGGGAAAAAGACCTGTAGATGATGTTGGTGCAGTGCTGGTCGATCGGGTATGGAGCTTTTGGGAGGAAGGGAAACTGATAGAGGCTGCTGATTCAAAGTTGTTAGGGATGTTTAATACACTGGAAGTTGAGAGGATGCTCATGGTGGGACTTTCTTGTGTGCACCCAAATCATGAGATGAGGCCAACAGTTAAGGAGGCAGCCGTGATTCTTAGAGGCGAAGCGCCACTTCCTGTTTTGCCACAGAGGAAACCAGCAGTGGGATTTCAGTCTGTTTTGTCAGAGGATTCCGATGAAACACTGAATTTAGCAGGAGATAACAGTCCATGTACTGATGATGTAACATGGATGACACCTAGGACCAGTTTTGGCTAG
- the LOC133693840 gene encoding PHD finger-containing protein 1-like isoform X1, translating into MYLVLQVTICQKCGDRGFDAALIFCDECQAYAVHCYCLDVLPATFDEYVVWLCYHCESKAVKLSSLDRPNSPISTESDSDSLKIIQLKKKNPLKRLEGKPKEMVFDCSLTNPDLLRPQISSDFQLVEVDCCEDDGKDQKLGSQNGLHEDSVPEVAEYLESKNPISPLPDLQLVDVDCSQNDEKDQKLGGKNSLEESGFQETEPLRNKNSQLVVCDVQPLQIHCREDGGESQKVGRQNDLNEGNFVEEDELDKTKNCHVDAPHFAEQSSIHVLPIRDPIWRGSMSIFQNNYGAPGGIVAHLSSIACSRASEEAKGLSGLLSPELLPRSGVWPKSFRKLGPAADHIGLYFFPDNERNEIVFDSLVNDMISQDLAMRVVIENAELLIYTSKILPMDCWRFQSKFYLWGVFRPKKPSAPDVVPGEQQGLTKAITWERRSPVSPLSNGSYGSGLMRPSQDS; encoded by the exons ATGTATTTGGTGTTGCAGGTAACTATTTGTCAGAAGTGCGGTGATAGAGGATTTGATGCGGCTTTGATTTTTTGTGATGAGTGTCAGGCTTACGCTGTGCATTG ttaTTGCTTAGATGTATTGCCAGCAACTTTTGATGAATATGTCGTCTGGTTATGTTATCACTGTGAATCAAAGGCTGTAAAATTATCCTCTCTTGACAGACCTAACTCTCCTATAAGCACAGAAAGTGACTCAGACAGTTTAAAAATTATCCaactgaagaagaaaaatccctTAAAAAGACTGGAAGGGAAGCCTAAGGAAATGGTTTTTGATTGCTCATTGACTAACCCTGACTTGCTGAGACCTCAAATCAGCTCTGACTTCCAACTTGTTGAGGTGGACTGCTGTGAGGATGATGGAAAAGATCAGAAACTTGGAAGTCAAAATGGATTGCATGAGGACAGTGTTCCTGAAGTTGCTGAATATCTTGAAAGTAAAAATCCTATATCTCCTCTACCTGACCTTCaacttgttgatgttgattgCTCTCAGAATGATGAGAAAGATCAGAAGCTTGGAGGAAAAAACAGTTTGGAGGAGTCTGGATTCCAAGAGACAGAACCTCTTAGAAACAAAAACTCTCAATTGGTTGTATGTGATGTTCAGCCCCTTCAGATACATTGCCGTGAGGATGGGGGGGAAAGTCAGAAGGTTGGGAGACAGAATGACTTGAATGAAGGCaactttgttgaagaagatgaattGGATAAAACTAAGAACTGCCACGTTGATGCTCCTCATTTTGCTGAGCAGAGTTCTATTCATGTGCTCCCGATAAGAGATCCTATTTGGAG GGGAAGCATGAGCATCTTCCAAAATAATTATGGTGCTCCTGGTGGAATTGTTGCTCATTTGTCTAGCATTGCATGCTCCAGAGCGAGTGAGGAGGCAAAAGGATTATCTGGATTGCTTTCACCAGAATTGCTTCCTAGATCTGGGGTATGGCCAAAAAGTTTCCGGAAGTTGGGGCCAGCAGCTGATCATATAGGTCTCTATTTTTTCCCGGACAATGAAAG gaatgaaattgtttttgataGCCTAGTAAACGACATGATCAGCCAGGACCTTGCCATGAGAGTCGTTATTGAAAATGCAGAGCTCTTAATTTACACTTCTAAGATACTGCCCATGGATTGTTGGA GATTCCAGTCAAAGTTTTATCTGTGGGGAGTGTTCAGGCCAAAGAAGCCTTCGGCACCTGATGTTGTGCCTGGAGAGCAACAAGGCCTCACAAAGGCCATAACCTGGGAAAGACGGAGTCCTGTTAGTCCTTTAAGCAATGGCAGTTATGGTTCTGGCTTGATGCGTCCATCGCAAGATTCTTAA
- the LOC133693840 gene encoding PHD finger-containing protein 1-like isoform X2, translating into MVTICQKCGDRGFDAALIFCDECQAYAVHCYCLDVLPATFDEYVVWLCYHCESKAVKLSSLDRPNSPISTESDSDSLKIIQLKKKNPLKRLEGKPKEMVFDCSLTNPDLLRPQISSDFQLVEVDCCEDDGKDQKLGSQNGLHEDSVPEVAEYLESKNPISPLPDLQLVDVDCSQNDEKDQKLGGKNSLEESGFQETEPLRNKNSQLVVCDVQPLQIHCREDGGESQKVGRQNDLNEGNFVEEDELDKTKNCHVDAPHFAEQSSIHVLPIRDPIWRGSMSIFQNNYGAPGGIVAHLSSIACSRASEEAKGLSGLLSPELLPRSGVWPKSFRKLGPAADHIGLYFFPDNERNEIVFDSLVNDMISQDLAMRVVIENAELLIYTSKILPMDCWRFQSKFYLWGVFRPKKPSAPDVVPGEQQGLTKAITWERRSPVSPLSNGSYGSGLMRPSQDS; encoded by the exons ATG GTAACTATTTGTCAGAAGTGCGGTGATAGAGGATTTGATGCGGCTTTGATTTTTTGTGATGAGTGTCAGGCTTACGCTGTGCATTG ttaTTGCTTAGATGTATTGCCAGCAACTTTTGATGAATATGTCGTCTGGTTATGTTATCACTGTGAATCAAAGGCTGTAAAATTATCCTCTCTTGACAGACCTAACTCTCCTATAAGCACAGAAAGTGACTCAGACAGTTTAAAAATTATCCaactgaagaagaaaaatccctTAAAAAGACTGGAAGGGAAGCCTAAGGAAATGGTTTTTGATTGCTCATTGACTAACCCTGACTTGCTGAGACCTCAAATCAGCTCTGACTTCCAACTTGTTGAGGTGGACTGCTGTGAGGATGATGGAAAAGATCAGAAACTTGGAAGTCAAAATGGATTGCATGAGGACAGTGTTCCTGAAGTTGCTGAATATCTTGAAAGTAAAAATCCTATATCTCCTCTACCTGACCTTCaacttgttgatgttgattgCTCTCAGAATGATGAGAAAGATCAGAAGCTTGGAGGAAAAAACAGTTTGGAGGAGTCTGGATTCCAAGAGACAGAACCTCTTAGAAACAAAAACTCTCAATTGGTTGTATGTGATGTTCAGCCCCTTCAGATACATTGCCGTGAGGATGGGGGGGAAAGTCAGAAGGTTGGGAGACAGAATGACTTGAATGAAGGCaactttgttgaagaagatgaattGGATAAAACTAAGAACTGCCACGTTGATGCTCCTCATTTTGCTGAGCAGAGTTCTATTCATGTGCTCCCGATAAGAGATCCTATTTGGAG GGGAAGCATGAGCATCTTCCAAAATAATTATGGTGCTCCTGGTGGAATTGTTGCTCATTTGTCTAGCATTGCATGCTCCAGAGCGAGTGAGGAGGCAAAAGGATTATCTGGATTGCTTTCACCAGAATTGCTTCCTAGATCTGGGGTATGGCCAAAAAGTTTCCGGAAGTTGGGGCCAGCAGCTGATCATATAGGTCTCTATTTTTTCCCGGACAATGAAAG gaatgaaattgtttttgataGCCTAGTAAACGACATGATCAGCCAGGACCTTGCCATGAGAGTCGTTATTGAAAATGCAGAGCTCTTAATTTACACTTCTAAGATACTGCCCATGGATTGTTGGA GATTCCAGTCAAAGTTTTATCTGTGGGGAGTGTTCAGGCCAAAGAAGCCTTCGGCACCTGATGTTGTGCCTGGAGAGCAACAAGGCCTCACAAAGGCCATAACCTGGGAAAGACGGAGTCCTGTTAGTCCTTTAAGCAATGGCAGTTATGGTTCTGGCTTGATGCGTCCATCGCAAGATTCTTAA